One segment of Gilliamella sp. ESL0441 DNA contains the following:
- the gss gene encoding bifunctional glutathionylspermidine amidase/synthase: MLAHSDDREPFGTLLGYAPGGVAIYSSDYETLDPTQYPDDASFRSYSGHEYMGYKWQCVEFARRFLFLNYGIVFTDVGMAHEIFSLRVLRQVINEAILPLQAFANGGKKKPEAGALLIWDDGGVFDRTGHVAIITEVFADKVRIAEQNVIHTRLPIGQHWTRELRMTVTDNGYLLHDTFDDTTILGWMIQTENTQYSLPQPTVPAPLLAIHSQHIENQGQFDINWLNEQDSLENAYIQAVGHAISHDDHYRYFTISESAEQELIRATNELHLMYLHATDRVLKDDNLLMNFNIPEILWPRLRLSWQQRRYQMITGRLDFCMDERGFKVYEYNADSASCHTEAGQILQNWAIQAGLNVGVNPSAGLLNALASCWKHSDAQAFIHIMQDNDNEENYHALFMQKALTQAGFKSKILRGLSSLKWDKRGRLVDDEDRQVTCVWKTWAWETVLEQLRQESEAQIAGLPIRTWHPENAVRLIDVLLRPEVTVFEPLWTVIPSNKAILPVLWSLFPNHRYLLESTFELNTSLEKKGYAVKPIAGRRGSDIQLVSSKETILGKTVGKFAKQENIYQELWCLPKVDDRYLQICTFTVGGHYGGTCLRSDPSLVIRGDSDMQPLRVLTDDMFLK, encoded by the coding sequence ATGTTAGCACACTCCGATGATAGAGAACCTTTTGGTACATTGTTAGGTTATGCCCCAGGTGGCGTTGCCATTTACTCTTCTGATTATGAAACATTAGACCCAACTCAATACCCTGATGATGCTTCTTTTCGAAGTTATTCCGGGCATGAATATATGGGATATAAATGGCAATGCGTTGAATTTGCAAGGCGTTTTTTATTTCTTAATTATGGTATTGTGTTTACTGATGTCGGCATGGCTCATGAAATTTTTTCACTTCGTGTCTTAAGACAAGTTATCAATGAAGCGATATTGCCTTTACAAGCTTTTGCTAATGGTGGTAAGAAAAAACCCGAAGCTGGCGCATTACTTATTTGGGATGATGGTGGTGTTTTCGATAGAACGGGCCATGTTGCTATTATTACCGAAGTCTTTGCAGATAAAGTTCGGATAGCTGAACAAAATGTTATTCATACCCGATTACCAATTGGTCAACATTGGACTCGTGAATTAAGGATGACGGTTACCGACAATGGTTATTTGTTACATGATACGTTTGACGATACCACCATATTAGGTTGGATGATTCAAACCGAAAATACACAATATAGTCTACCACAACCAACCGTACCGGCACCTTTACTGGCTATTCATAGTCAACATATTGAAAATCAAGGTCAATTTGATATTAACTGGCTTAATGAGCAAGATAGTTTAGAAAATGCTTATATCCAAGCGGTAGGGCATGCAATTAGTCATGATGATCACTACCGATATTTCACTATTTCTGAAAGTGCCGAGCAAGAACTTATTCGAGCGACCAATGAGTTACATCTTATGTATTTACATGCAACCGATAGAGTACTAAAAGATGATAACTTGCTGATGAATTTTAATATCCCCGAAATTTTATGGCCTCGCTTACGTCTGTCTTGGCAACAGCGACGTTATCAAATGATAACTGGTCGGCTAGATTTTTGTATGGATGAACGAGGCTTTAAAGTTTATGAATATAATGCTGATTCGGCATCGTGTCATACTGAAGCTGGACAGATACTACAAAATTGGGCGATACAAGCTGGGCTGAATGTTGGTGTAAACCCTAGTGCTGGGTTGCTTAACGCATTAGCGAGTTGTTGGAAGCATAGCGATGCACAAGCTTTTATCCATATTATGCAAGATAATGATAATGAGGAAAATTATCATGCTTTATTTATGCAAAAAGCCCTAACACAAGCAGGATTTAAGAGCAAAATTTTACGAGGTTTGAGCAGCTTAAAATGGGATAAACGCGGTCGATTAGTTGATGATGAAGATCGTCAAGTAACCTGTGTGTGGAAAACATGGGCATGGGAAACCGTATTAGAACAACTTCGTCAAGAAAGTGAAGCGCAAATAGCCGGATTACCCATACGGACTTGGCATCCAGAAAATGCGGTAAGGTTAATAGACGTTCTTTTACGTCCCGAGGTCACTGTATTTGAACCTTTATGGACAGTTATTCCAAGCAATAAAGCGATTTTACCGGTGCTGTGGTCTCTATTTCCTAATCATCGTTATTTATTAGAGTCTACATTCGAACTTAATACAAGTTTAGAGAAAAAGGGGTATGCCGTTAAGCCGATTGCAGGGCGTCGGGGGAGTGATATTCAATTAGTCAGCAGCAAAGAAACCATTTTGGGTAAAACTGTCGGTAAATTTGCTAAACAAGAAAACATCTATCAAGAATTGTGGTGTTTACCGAAAGTCGACGATCGTTATTTGCAAATCTGTACTTTCACTGTCGGCGGACATTATGGGGGAACGTGTTTACGTTCTGATCCATCCTTAGTCATTCGGGGAGATAGTGATATGCAACCATTACGAGTATTGACTGATGATATGTTTTTAAAATGA
- the ybeD gene encoding DUF493 family protein YbeD, with product MQQKTNLKELLDFPCSFTYKVMGEAKPELVDKVVSVIQRHAPGDYSPSIKPSSKGNYHSVSITINATHIDQIENLYKELGEIDIVRMVL from the coding sequence ATGCAACAGAAAACAAATTTAAAAGAATTATTAGATTTTCCTTGTTCTTTTACTTATAAAGTCATGGGAGAAGCTAAACCAGAACTGGTTGATAAAGTCGTGTCCGTTATCCAACGTCACGCACCGGGTGATTACAGTCCGTCAATCAAACCTAGCAGTAAAGGGAATTATCATTCTGTGTCGATTACTATCAATGCAACACACATTGATCAGATTGAAAATTTATATAAAGAATTAGGTGAAATAGATATTGTAAGAATGGTTTTATAA
- the adk gene encoding adenylate kinase, with product MRIILLGAPGAGKGTQAQFIMKKYGIPQISTGDMLRAAVKAGTPLGQQAKELMDAGKLVTDELVIALVKERIAQDDCANGFLLDGFPRTVPQADAMKSAGINVDYILEFDVPDSVIIDRMSGRRIHAPSGRVYHVRHNPPKVENVDDITGEPLTTRKDDHEEIVRKRLVEYHQLTKPLIDYYQHEAKEGRAKYYRIDGTQSVSDVTNELVKILD from the coding sequence ATGCGTATTATTTTATTAGGTGCACCAGGTGCGGGAAAAGGAACTCAAGCACAATTCATTATGAAAAAATATGGTATTCCTCAAATTTCAACCGGCGATATGTTACGTGCAGCAGTGAAAGCAGGTACGCCACTTGGTCAACAGGCTAAAGAATTAATGGATGCCGGTAAACTTGTTACTGATGAACTCGTGATTGCATTAGTGAAAGAACGTATTGCACAAGATGATTGTGCAAATGGGTTTTTATTAGATGGATTCCCTCGAACTGTACCCCAAGCTGATGCTATGAAATCAGCAGGTATTAATGTTGACTATATACTTGAATTTGATGTGCCTGATTCTGTTATTATTGATCGAATGAGTGGACGCCGAATTCATGCGCCATCAGGTCGAGTTTATCATGTCCGTCATAATCCACCTAAAGTAGAAAATGTTGACGATATTACGGGTGAACCTTTAACAACTCGCAAAGATGATCATGAAGAGATTGTCCGTAAACGCCTTGTTGAATATCATCAATTAACTAAACCTTTAATTGATTACTATCAACATGAAGCGAAAGAAGGTCGTGCAAAATACTACCGCATTGATGGTACCCAATCTGTATCTGATGTGACAAACGAACTTGTTAAAATCTTAGATTAA
- a CDS encoding bifunctional O-acetylhomoserine aminocarboxypropyltransferase/cysteine synthase has translation MKPETIALHTGYTPEPTTHAVAVPIYQTTSYAFDDTQHGADLFDLKVAGNIYTRITNPTNAVLEARVAALEGGIGALAVASGMAAITYAIQAITFSGENIVSVSQLYGGTYNLFAHTLPNFGITTKFAPHNDLVAIEQQIDDKTKAIYCESIGNPAGNIVDLSQLADIAHRHGIPLIVDNTVASPALCRPFEFGADIVVHSLTKYIGGHGNSLGGIIVDSGRFPWKKYADRYPMLIQPDPSYHGVSYTDSFGNAAYIARCRVIPLRNMGAALSPFNTFLILQGLETLSLRMERHCENALNVAKYLVSHPQVEWVNYAGLSNHPEHDLAVKQMDNHLPAGILSFGIKGGKPAGAKFIDALKLIIRLVNIGDTRSLACHPASTTHRQLNNEELKKAGVSQEMIRLSIGIEHIDDIISDLAQALKATL, from the coding sequence ATGAAACCAGAAACCATTGCACTTCACACAGGTTATACCCCTGAACCCACTACTCATGCTGTTGCTGTTCCCATTTATCAAACAACCTCTTATGCTTTTGATGATACACAGCATGGCGCAGATTTATTTGATTTAAAAGTCGCTGGCAATATTTATACCCGTATTACCAACCCAACTAACGCCGTACTCGAAGCTCGAGTCGCTGCGCTTGAAGGTGGTATTGGTGCTTTAGCTGTTGCATCGGGCATGGCGGCTATCACTTATGCTATTCAAGCAATTACCTTTTCTGGCGAAAATATTGTTTCTGTTTCGCAATTATATGGCGGAACTTATAATTTATTTGCCCATACCTTACCTAATTTTGGTATTACAACCAAGTTTGCTCCTCATAACGATTTAGTGGCTATAGAACAGCAAATTGATGACAAAACCAAGGCCATATATTGCGAAAGTATTGGCAATCCTGCAGGTAATATTGTTGATTTAAGCCAACTTGCCGACATCGCACATCGACATGGTATTCCGTTAATTGTCGACAATACCGTTGCCAGTCCTGCACTTTGCCGACCATTTGAATTTGGTGCCGATATTGTCGTGCATTCATTAACTAAATATATTGGTGGGCATGGTAATAGTCTTGGAGGAATCATCGTTGATTCAGGAAGGTTTCCATGGAAAAAATATGCGGATAGATATCCAATGCTTATTCAACCAGATCCATCTTATCATGGTGTCTCTTATACGGATTCCTTTGGTAATGCGGCTTACATTGCACGTTGTCGAGTAATCCCTTTACGCAATATGGGCGCTGCACTATCGCCATTTAATACTTTTTTGATACTACAAGGGCTTGAAACCCTTTCTTTGCGCATGGAACGCCACTGTGAAAATGCACTCAACGTTGCAAAATATCTAGTCTCACACCCACAAGTTGAATGGGTTAACTATGCTGGTCTTAGCAATCATCCTGAACATGATTTAGCGGTAAAACAGATGGATAATCATTTACCTGCTGGCATTTTATCGTTTGGTATTAAAGGTGGAAAACCTGCAGGCGCTAAATTTATTGATGCACTAAAATTAATTATTCGTCTGGTCAATATAGGCGATACACGCTCATTAGCTTGTCACCCTGCATCAACTACGCATAGACAACTTAATAATGAAGAACTGAAAAAGGCAGGAGTAAGTCAAGAAATGATTCGTTTGTCTATTGGGATAGAACATATTGATGATATTATTTCTGATTTAGCACAGGCATTAAAAGCGACACTATAA